The sequence GACACCCAGGGCATGCCGGATCCTTCCCAAGGTGCCGCCTGGATGCGAACTCAAGTCGCGAAACTCTTTTCCGCGCCTCGAGAAAAACTCATTGAAGCTTTGCCGGAAAACTACCTTCTGGTCTTTACTCCTGAGGAGATTGCCCGCCACATCAGCTTGAAGGATCAACTCACCAATGCCGCCGCAGTCCATGCCGAAGAACAACCCGCCAGCTGGACAGTCACCGTGATCTCCACCGATGCCACCGGACTTCTCGCCCGCATCTGCGGGGCGCTGGCCCTGCACAATCTGTCAATCAATCAGGCCAACATATTCACCTGGCCGGACGGCACGGTTGTTGATGTGTTTGAGGTGCGGAGCACAATGGGCAACTCCTTCAGCGAACAGAACTGGGACCTCCTGGAACAGGATCTTAACAGCGCGATCAGCGGCAGAATGGGGCTTCCCCACAGGCTTGCGGAAAAATACCGTGACATGAAATACTTCAGAAAAAAAGGCACCGGCATTCGTGCCTCAGCCAAGGTCGTGATTGACAATTCGATTTCCGCCCATGCCACGGTCATCGAAATCTATGCCCAGGATCATCCGAAACTCCTCTATGACATCACCCGCACCCTGGCAGATTTCGAAATAACCATCACCCATGCCAAAATCAGCACGGCAGTTGATCAGATTGTTGATGTATTTTACGCCTGCGACAGCTATAAAAGGAAATTGACCGAACCGGAACTGCAACAGGAGCTTCATGCAGCGCTTCTGTATGTTGCCGAGAAACGAAACACCCTTGAATAAACCACAATAATGTAATTAATATCTGAAGATATAACAAATGTGTAGTCATGGCAATGGCACTGAAATCGTTTCAGCAAACAGAAAGCATATAAAAACAAACAGATAACAACTCCCCTTGCCTCTGGCATTTATTTTGCAAAACCTTAACCTAAATTATTCTTTTCCGAACCAAATGAACAAATACCGAACAGGGCAGCAACTCATATCAGTTCATCCAGCCGACTTTTCGAAAGAATTGAGTTGTTCAAGATCTTTTTGAGTGCGCCAAAAAAATTTTCAGTCAAAACACAAAACGGAGGAAAAAATGGATACCAACTGTGATTGCGGAAGCTGCCAGAATAGCGGCAAGATAGATGTCCCGGCTATCTTCGGCGTCAATGTCTTTAACGAAAGATTAATGAAGGAAAGGCTGCCGAAAGATACTTTCAAGGCACTGAAACAAACCATTGAGATGGGCGCGTCGCTCAAACCGGAAGTTGCCGCAGTGGTGGCCAACGCCATGAAGGACTGGGCCATCGAAAAGGGCGCCACCCACTATACCCACTGGTTCCAACCGCTCACCGGCGCCACCGCAGAAAAACACGACTCGTTTATTTCGCCCACCGATGACGGCGGCGTAATCATGGAGTTTTCCGGCAAGCAGCTCATCCAGGGTGAACCGGACGCCTCATCATTCCCCAGCGGCGGCCTGCGAGCCACATTCGAGGCCCGCGGCTACACCGCTTGGGACTGCACCTCCCCCGCTTTTCTCAAAGAAGACGCCGCCAGCAATGTTACCCTGACCATCCCCACGGTTTTCTGCTCCTATGGTGGGGAAGCCCTGGACAAGAAAACCCCGTTGCTCCGCTCCATGGAAGTGGTTTCCAAACAGACCCTCAGGGTGCTCAAGGCAATGGGCAACACCACCGCCACCCGAGTTATTCCTACGGTGGGACCCGAACAGGAATATTTTCTGGTGGACAAAGGGTATTACATGGAACGGCTTGACCTGATGACTTGCGGCCGAGCCCTGTTCGGCGCCCCCGCGCCAAAAGGCCAGGAGCTTGAAGATCAATACTTCGGCTCCATCAAAGATCGCGTCTCCGCCTATATGCGGGATCTTGACGTCGAACTCTGGAAGATGGGAATCTCCTCCAAGACCAAACACAATGAGGTTGCCCCGGCCCAGTTCGAAATGGCGCCGGTTTTCGGCACCACCAACGTTGCTGCCGACCACAACCAGTTGGTCATGGAAACCATGCAGAAAGTAGCGCTCCGCCATAACATGGTCTGCCTGCTGCACGAAAAGCCCTATGCCGGCGTCAACGGCTCGGGCAAGCACAACAACTGGTCGCTGAGCACCGACGATGGAATGAATCTGCTTGAACCGGGCCATACCCCCCATGACAACGCCCAGTTTCTGGTGGTCCTGAGTGCTCTTATTAAAGCAGTAGACACTCACGCCGACATCATGCGCGCAACCTGCGCCAGTTCCGGCAACGATCATCGCCTGGGCGCCAACGAGGCGCCGCCGGCGATCATCTCGATTTTCCTGGGCGAAGAACTCACCGACATTCTC is a genomic window of Pseudomonadota bacterium containing:
- a CDS encoding glutamine synthetase III; amino-acid sequence: MDTNCDCGSCQNSGKIDVPAIFGVNVFNERLMKERLPKDTFKALKQTIEMGASLKPEVAAVVANAMKDWAIEKGATHYTHWFQPLTGATAEKHDSFISPTDDGGVIMEFSGKQLIQGEPDASSFPSGGLRATFEARGYTAWDCTSPAFLKEDAASNVTLTIPTVFCSYGGEALDKKTPLLRSMEVVSKQTLRVLKAMGNTTATRVIPTVGPEQEYFLVDKGYYMERLDLMTCGRALFGAPAPKGQELEDQYFGSIKDRVSAYMRDLDVELWKMGISSKTKHNEVAPAQFEMAPVFGTTNVAADHNQLVMETMQKVALRHNMVCLLHEKPYAGVNGSGKHNNWSLSTDDGMNLLEPGHTPHDNAQFLVVLSALIKAVDTHADIMRATCASSGNDHRLGANEAPPAIISIFLGEELTDILHKLAKGEKATSKVADAMKVGVDSLPVFPKDNTDRNRTSPFAFTGNKFEFRMLGSSQSISGPNVALNTIVAEALDEIATRLEKAKNINAEIQAIIKDAVINHGRIIFNGDNYSDTWAQEAKKRGLPNTGNTVDALAAFVTPKCIKLFEKYKVLSKEELHSRYDIYLEQYAKHINIESQTAMQMVHRLFIPAAISFITELGSSINVVGKEHSTVQKEILGKVAKLLESASKQLAKLEAATAKAQSTTGVPKQAAAFRDNVTTALAALRTDIDALESIMPADLWPVPVYSDLLFKL